Proteins from one Toxotes jaculatrix isolate fToxJac2 chromosome 13, fToxJac2.pri, whole genome shotgun sequence genomic window:
- the rprd2a gene encoding regulation of nuclear pre-mRNA domain-containing protein 2a, with the protein MAAGAGAASGGSLESTLARKFQNVTNTMDSIQGLSTWCIDNKKCHSLIVRQWMKCLRSSDAIHRLNLFYLANDVIQNCKRKNAIVYRTAFAEVLPEAFVLINREGDPKVIKSVERILSIWEDRAVYSGTLIAELRCSLVKEESPPETPVEQKTPVESKADLRSKVVAEFVPQALIDQLSKYKRSLEEVDLREKQLAAMRVDICSSDALRKLKDKAGGKKFSKDFEEGSAQLQGFVKFLDKQSKIGPPLMEALNNADIFYEMQYKEVKIVANAYQTFANRVLHLKRKLDTLKTTLPDLDESPIPSPSADAPSPTGSESPFRGLDMANSDPDLDGSVMDDEAEPPAPSPLSSPGGSPRHPQSHGENDNREVEDMELSDEEMDSGGIIVEEQNESPAHPEVSTPVPAKKEPSITTEQAVAQVTPPVAPPAAAVESVDLGKIGSILNSLSSVMKNTGPLVESPPAAAPASSSVRTTPAVPAVPVASQDASSLVNLLSKVDMSPAELLGALSKVQGQSSLEGITSILSSPATNVSSASSSTGKIPPSPSSMSASAVPSQSLSLSSVAPVPFSRSSTVRQSTSSQVPPQTANPASALVQALHRDMDLTTESEPSLSSKSLESKIHNFLQGNPAFSAFDLGFSTNPERGENLSPVTGTDTQDGTPVRDEGGGTPTQDEIMDEPVVVPFTASTNQPSIGETVKTAPTAYQDSTQKNLSNSLQQAHLLPGAAQNGQVYQSHPCSRQTMPEHGITAPVAHYQQISAQAGGPVPGERAPGSVSGTQTVESFQGVNERGWYSDTYPEGSSQQPRGYNVTGPVGPGENTMSGLYPYQTEQTREPQQLASQHGATTSPGFFRRNLPPVPNLPPPPHAFDAPPSATSSTMIPPDQQGIRGAGEVTRGDSAIGGMVVHDHQHKSMFRSDDPLYELDRPRPRHLDDVHPHPDSLRYQEDLEQYHDEHHRHNAPLFQGDTYHHPDDPYYRPGSPPHPYPRGRGTTPPPHSPAEDPYYTYDYQRHSPPPPHYTPRRPPPPPPHLEMRHPGLRPPLRPPHPAHHPPPRGPPLAPFPRFHGPNPRLRGKRPGPGPRGGGNAGPMFPPKRPFPPPRY; encoded by the exons ATGGCAGCGGGAGCAGGAGCCGCTTCTGGCGGGTCGCTGGAGTCTACTTTAGCCAGGAAGTTTCAAAATGTCACGAACACGATGGATTCAATTCAAGGACTGTCAACGTGGTGCATCGACAACAAGAAGTGCCACAGCCTGATCGTGCGGCAGTGGATGAAGTGTTTGAGGAGCT CTGATGCCATACACAGACTCAACCTGTTTTACCTCGCCAACGATGTCATACAGAACTGTAAAAGGAAAAATGCCATCGTCTACCGTACAGCATTCGCTGAGGTGCTTCCCGAAGCCTTCGTGCTGATCAA CCGTGAAGGTGACCCCAAAGTGATTAAATCAGTGGAAAGGATACTGTCCATCTGGGAGGACAGGGCCGTGTATTCAGGGACACTCATTGCCGAGCTTAGGTGTAGCCTAGTCAAAGAGGAGTCCCCTCCTGAGACACCTGTGGAGCAAAAAA CTCCAGTTGAGTCTAAAGCAGATCTACGGTCCAAGGTTGTTGCTGAGTTTGTG CCCCAGGCACTAATAGACCAACTGTCCAAGTACAAGAGATCTCTGGAGGAGGTGGacctgagagaaaaacagctggCAGCTATGAGGGTTGACATCTGCAGTTCCGACGCCCTCAGGAAACTCAAAG ATAAGGCTGGAGGAAAGAAGTTCTCCAAGGACTTCGAGGAAGGAAGCGCACAGCTCCAGGGATTTGTCAAGTTTCTTGACAAACAGAGCAAAATAGGACCTCCTCTGATGGAGGCCCTCAACAATGCAGATATCTTCTATGAGATGCAGTACAAGGAGGTCAAGATTGTCGCTAAT GCCTACCAAACCTTTGCTAACCGGGTGTTGCACCTCAAGCGCAAGCTGGACACCCTGAAGACCACCTTACCAGACCTGGACGAGTCGCCCATCCCTTCACCCTCTGCAGACGCACCATCTCCAACAGGGTCTGAGTCCCCATTCCGTGGTCTGGACATGGCCAACTCCGATCCAGATCTTGATGGCTCTGTTATGGATGATGAGGCGGAGCCACCGGCCCCGAGCCCTCTGTCCTCGCCCGGGGGATCCCCCAGACACCCACAGAGTCACGGAGAGAATGACAATCGTGAAGTGGAAGACATGGAGCTCTCTGATGAGGAAATGGACAGTGGTGGCATTATAG TTGAGGAGCAGAATGAATCTCCCGCCCACCCAGAGGTCTCCACTCCAGTCCCTGCAAAGAAGGAACCATCAATAACAACAGAGCAGGCTGTCGCACAGGTCACGCCCCCTGTagcacctcctgcagcagctgtggaaaGTGTTGACCTGGGTAAAATTGGCTCCATCCTCAACAGTTTAAGCTCGGTCATGAAGAACACAG gaCCATTGGTGGAGAGTCCTCCTGCAGCTGCCCCTGCTAGCTCCTCAGTGAGGACCACACCTGCTGTCCCTGCTGTCCCTGTGGCCTCTCAGGATGCTAGTTCACTGGTAAACCTCCTTTCCAAGGTGGACATGAGTCCTGCAGAGCTCCTCGGTGCCCTGTCCAAAGTCCAGGGCCAAAGCAGCCTTGAGG GCATCACCTCTATTCTGAGCAGCCCAGCTACAAATGTCTCCTCAGCTTCCTCCAGTACAGGCAAgattcctccctctccctcatccATGTCTGCATCAGCAGTACCCTCTCAgagcctgtctctgtcctctgttgcACCTGTGCCTTTTTCACGCAGCTCTACTGTAAGGCAGAGCACAAGCTCCCAAGTCCCCCCTCAGACTGCCAACCCAGCCTCTGCCCTGGTCCAGGCTCTCCACAGAGATATGGATTTGACAACAGAGTCAGAACCATCCTTGTCGTCTAAGAGTTTAGAGTCTAAAATCCACAACTTCTTGCAGGGAAACCCTGCTTTTAGTGCATTTGACCTGGGTTTTTCTACGAAcccagagagaggggaaaatcTCAGCCCAGTAActgggacagacacacaggatgGGACCCCAGTGCGGGACGAGGGTGGAGGCACCCCTACTCAAGATGAGATCATGGACGAACCTGTGGTGGTCCCCTTCACTGCCAGCACAAATCAGCCATCTATTGGAGAAACTGTTAAAACAGCTCCCACTGCATACCAGGATAGCACTCAGAAGAACCTCAGCAATTCCCTACAGCAAGCTCACTTGCTGCCAGGTGCGGCTCAGAATGGGCAGGTCTACCAGTCGCACCCTTGTAGCAGACAGACGATGCCAGAGCATGGGATCACTGCACCTGTTGCACATTACCAACAGATTTCTGCACAAGCAGGGGGGCCAGTGCCTGGAGAAAGAGCCCCAGGCAGTGTCAGTGGCACACAGACAGTTGAAAGTTTTCAGGGAGTGAATGAAAGGGGTTGGTACAGTGACACTTACCCAGAGGGGAGCTCTCAGCAACCCAGAGGCTACAATGTGACAGGGCCTGTAGGTCCTGGAGAAAACACGATGTCGGGACTTTATCCATACCAAACTGAACAAACTCGGGAACCTCAACAACTGGCCTCCCAGCATGGCGCCACCACATCTCCCGGCTTCTTTAGAAGAAACCTCCCTCCTGTCCCTAATttgcctccccctcctcatgCCTTTGATGCCCCACCTTCTGCTACCAGCAGTACAATGATTCCCCCAGATCAGCAGGGGATTAGGGGAGCAGGGGAGGTGACCAGAGGCGATAGTGCCATCGGTGGGATGGTGGTGCACGACCATCAGCACAAGTCCATGTTTCGTTCAGATGATCCGCTGTATGAACTTGACCGACCTCGCCCTCGTCACCTTGACGATGTACACCCTCACCCAGACAGCTTGCGTTATCAGGAGGACCTTGAGCAGTACCATGATGAACACCACCGCCACAATGCCCCTCTCTTTCAGGGTGACACTTACCACCATCCGGATGATCCATACTACAGGCCAGGCAGCCCTCCACACCCGTACCCCAGAGGTCGAGGCACCACTCCTCCCCCACACTCACCCGCAGAAGACCCTTACTATACCTATGACTACCAGCGGCACAGCCCCCCTCCTCCGCACTACACTCCAAGaagaccaccaccaccaccacctcatcTGGAAATGCGACATCCTGGTCTAAGACCTCCACTTCGGCCTCCCCACCCAGCACACCACCCACCCCCTAGAGGGCCCCCGCTTGCACCCTTTCCTCGGTTCCATGGCCCCAATCCCAGGTTAAGAGGCAAAcgtccaggtccaggtccaagAGGAGGGGGAAATGCTGGTCCAATGTTTCCCCCGAAAAGACCCTTTCCACCTCCAAGATACTGA